GAGGCTAAGGCATGACCACACGCTCTAGTGTTTCCCGATGGGCAAAGCTATAGCTAGTGCTGATGATTGCAATTAATCCTTCCTGTTTTTACTTTGTCTAGTGCTGTGGTCATGATTATCTTAGAAGGCCTTAAAGTGTGAGTAGGACTTCGTAATTTCACTTGCAACTAATGTATCGTAGTATAATTTTTTCTTAGTTTAATTGCAAACCCAGTGCTTAATTATTATGATGTGTTTACATTAGCAGAGAAAACGGCCCAAAATAAACATAACAAAATGTTAAGTATAGTTACCATGGGTTGTCTTGTAGCCAATCAATGGAAGAGAACCAAATCTTTCTTGAAGACTATTTTTGTTTCTCCCTGATGATCCCCTAGCTAACGGTGTCAGAAAAGAAGTCATAATTCTGTTGTGTGTCATAGCTCCACACGGTCAACAAAATTCCTATTTAGTAACACTTCCGCATGAAAATGTACAAATGATTTATCTTTGGTCTTCACAGGTTTGAGATCCATTTTATCTATATCATTTACAATTGAAATTAATCATCTCACTACTGGGAACTTCTGTTGGTGTCCCAAACGCTGAGAAAATTAAGAGAGTACTAAGAAGTAGCTAGTAATTTTATGCATCTATCTACTAGCACTATTACCAATTTTTGGTGTTTGCAAGGTAAGGTGCCATATATCAACTGAATTGGTTGGTGAAGATGAGCCCTAAATATACAACCCAAGTTCAAACAAACAAGAGGCACCCAAATTATAGATTATGTACTAACCACCCTTCCCACAACATGACAATCTAAAGCTTAATCACCACCTGTGTGTTGTTTGCTTCCTTAATGACCTTATTATCATATTAGCCAATAAAAGACAAGAACTCTCTCTACTCTACACTcttacagagagagagagagagccctATATATAAGTAGGGAGAGACCCCTCTCAATTATGCCACCACACCATTAGGTTCGCCTGGCCTGTGTCGTCGGTCTTCCCGTTGGCTTCTTTTCTGTTCCTTTGTCCCTTTCCACAACACTGTCTCATTCCTAGCTCGCTAGCTAGCTTTGACCATTCCTAGctcctctctcttcctctccccaaACCTCCATGGACTCCCACCACAGCCAAGCTCATCACCGCAGCGGGGAGGGCGGCGagccgacgacggcgaggtcgcGTTGGGCGCCGAAGCCGGAGCAGATCCTGATCCTCGAGTCCATCTTCAACAGCGGCATGGTGAACCCGGCCAAGGACGAGACGGCGCgcatccgccgcctcctcgagcGCTTCGGCGCCGTCCGCGACGCCAACGTGTTCTACTGGTTCCAGAACCGCCGctcccgctcgcgccgccgcgctcgccagcTCCAGCAGGCCTGCAGCGCCGCTGCCCAGCAGCACCCGAGCGCCGCCATCGTCGGCGCCGGCCACTACCACGGCGCCAGCGACAACGCTTCTCCCTTCTCCATGAACGGGCACAACCAGGTGCGCGCTGGCATGATGATGCCCACGGCCGCGCCCCTGCCATCGtccgtggccgccgcggcgccgcactTCTTCGCCGATGAGGTGGACAGCGGTGACGACCTCTTCGCCATCTCGCGGCAAATGGGGCTCATGTCTCGTGGCGGCGACCACCGCTGCGGCTACACGGCGAGCGACGACTCCTCCCAGCTGAGCTACCAACCAACTGGTCAGATAACAGTATTGTGCATTATTGCATATGTGCTATCTCTAAGCATTACTGTAAACATACTCATAATTACGAGAGTTGAATATGCGTTCTTGCTTATTATGGtttgatcaatggatgaaaATCTGCAGGGGCGTCGTCTATCCAGGTGTTCATCAACGGCGCGGTGTACGAGGTGCCCAGCGCCGGCGCACCGCTAGACTTGGCCGGCACGTTTGGGCGTGACGTGATGCTGGTTCACTCCTCCGGCGAGATCCTGCCGGTGAACGAACACGGAGTCCTCATGAAGAGCTTGCAGATGGGGGAATGCTACTACCTGGTAGGTGATTGTATTATTTGGTTTTTTATATCTTTTCGCCTGTTAAATTTGTATAAGACATTTTAGTGAAGGTTATTGCTCAACGTTCAGATGAGAATTCTGCTTAAAATTTGTAACACGTACTATCTGATTAaaatttgttttccttttttgcaGGTTTCGAGATCAACTTAATCAGCCGGCCTACTGTATGATGATTCAAGTAATTGTGTGCTACTAGGAAGCACAAACACTTGATGAGCAGATTTGTCCAAGTCCGGAGCGTATGTCAGCGTGTGTACTAatggactctctctctctctctctctctctctctctctctctctctctctctctctctctccatatcGATGTATATTATTATCTGAATGCATCGCCCCTTGAGAGGTCCCTTCTTTCAGTGTGCTGAGATGTAGCTGAATCTATAATCTAATGACAAAATTTCTCATTATTCACATCATGCGTGCTTTATTGTGCTATACCCATATATTTTCAAGCCATGTGTGCTTATTTATGCTATTGAAAATTTGGAGTATATGTACCTCTAACATAGCCACATAATAGGTAGCTACATTATGAAGTGTTACTCCATGTAAATTGTTTATTAATTTCATCCCTGGATGATTATTATGAGTCCGATTTCTTTATTTTGAACGGCATGATCAGATTGTGCCTAGTTCATGACAATGGAGGGAATTATGAGTTGAATTTCAACATTAAGGGAAATGCATCGGTAGAATATTATTATGTAACTATTAGATTCCCGCATTCCAAACAAGTTCAGATGGAGGGAAATGCGAGCTATGATATTCACCTGTTGGTTGAGGGCTTGTTCGCTTGCACATTCATTCCGGATCAGAAATGATGGAAACAATAAGAGATATAATAATAGACCGAGTTTTATTTTAGGTCGGAAACTACTTCCAACAAAATAAACTTATAATAGGTACAAGAAGAGACCGGGTTAATTTCACACCTCTAGACTCATGGATTGATTCCCGATCTTCTATTGTAGCTATCATGAGTCTATTTTATTGCAATTAGTTTCCGACCCGAAATAAATCCCAGTCTCTTGCTATATCTTTTATTGTTTCTAACTTTCCTGGTCTGGAATGAATCCAGCTACAACTGAACAAGCCCTGAACAGTTAGAGAGACCGATGAGTACGCCAAAATATTGTTTAGTAGCTAGAATGCTATGCATGGCATATTATTGAACCAGACTATTTCACTAGTAGAAAACTAGAAATCGAGTTGCTTCCCAAGAAATTTCGATCAAATTTACTAGTTTCAAAATAGGTCCTTAACTACTCCCCACATGCATCATCCAGAATTGATCTGCGTATAAGaacaaaatataaaaatagaaaaacgaTCTGCATACATGAGACGGTAGCATTAGCTTCTTTAATTATAGGCCATAATTAATCTTGCACGTAGAAAGTTCGGTAATTTTGTGGTTTTGCTTTATGCTAGTTTTTGTGGACCCGTGCTAGTTGCCTGCTGAGTTCAG
The Panicum virgatum strain AP13 chromosome 6N, P.virgatum_v5, whole genome shotgun sequence genome window above contains:
- the LOC120680292 gene encoding WUSCHEL-related homeobox 10-like, which codes for MDSHHSQAHHRSGEGGEPTTARSRWAPKPEQILILESIFNSGMVNPAKDETARIRRLLERFGAVRDANVFYWFQNRRSRSRRRARQLQQACSAAAQQHPSAAIVGAGHYHGASDNASPFSMNGHNQVRAGMMMPTAAPLPSSVAAAAPHFFADEVDSGDDLFAISRQMGLMSRGGDHRCGYTASDDSSQLSYQPTGQITVLWASSIQVFINGAVYEVPSAGAPLDLAGTFGRDVMLVHSSGEILPVNEHGVLMKSLQMGECYYLVSRST